In Rhodamnia argentea isolate NSW1041297 chromosome 4, ASM2092103v1, whole genome shotgun sequence, the following proteins share a genomic window:
- the LOC115728870 gene encoding MAPK kinase substrate protein At1g80180, with protein MVALQRSVTSFRRQGSSGLVWDDDKLILSGVLNPIKPGGGAHDGGNKIDCAQLRQSQSAGTIGMMKRSSSAVEAPAQPRQNVVVPSSDVGPTPRKVSGCCFSGVFGRSAKSPSPKT; from the coding sequence GTTGCGCTACAGAGGTCGGTGACGTCGTTCAGGAGGCAAGGCTCGTCGGGCCTGGTGTGGGACGACGACAAGCTCATCTTATCTGGCGTTCTCAACCCAATCAAACCTGGCGGCGGTGCTCACGACGGCGGCAACAAGATCGACTGCGCACAACTCAGGCAGTCGCAGAGCGCCGGGACGATAGGCATGATGAAGCGCAGTAGTTCCGCTGTTGAAGCTCCAGCTCAGCCTCGTCAAAACGTCGTCGTCCCTTCCTCGGACGTCGGCCCAACTCCTCGTAAGGTCTCCGGTTGCTGCTTTTCTGGCGTCTTCGGAAGATCG